One window of the Flavobacteriaceae bacterium YJPT1-3 genome contains the following:
- a CDS encoding DinB family protein, whose translation MDYKIMAFEPQSAIFRKILLMDFDLQITLQSRKNYHRILTSHSLEALNTIPDNFNNNIIWNIAHVIATQQGLVYGLSGLPLLVDAEFVAAYRKGTKPVGPVDQEFVDRVDELLFTTIEQTQKDIEKGVFKQFKSYTTLTNHTLSSVEEAITFNNFHEGLHTGSILALRHVI comes from the coding sequence ATGGACTACAAAATAATGGCTTTTGAGCCACAAAGTGCTATTTTTAGGAAAATCTTACTCATGGACTTTGATCTGCAAATCACGCTACAATCCCGCAAAAACTACCATCGTATTTTAACGAGTCACAGTTTAGAAGCGCTCAATACCATTCCTGACAATTTCAACAACAACATCATTTGGAATATCGCCCACGTGATCGCCACCCAACAAGGGCTCGTGTACGGGCTCTCTGGATTGCCGTTATTGGTAGATGCTGAATTTGTAGCAGCCTATCGAAAAGGTACCAAGCCTGTGGGTCCGGTCGATCAGGAGTTTGTTGATCGAGTGGATGAATTGCTATTTACAACCATTGAGCAGACGCAAAAGGACATCGAAAAAGGAGTATTCAAACAGTTCAAGTCCTATACTACGTTAACGAACCACACCTTAAGCTCTGTAGAAGAAGCCATCACCTTCAATAATTTTCACGAAGGCCTGCATACCGGGTCGATACTGGCGTTGAGACATGTTATTTAA
- a CDS encoding TetR/AcrR family transcriptional regulator: protein MRTATFQREDALEGALQLFWKKGYHATSMQDLVEATGLNRSSLYNTFGSKIQLYQEALSTYQKRSGDVFQRAVARATNPKEALLFVFEGFMPEIMEDRDGKGCFSMNCKAEMANAHEAVRRFLETHQESALQFFENLVQEGQDQGVFNNDQSAKTYAYFLFSSFQGLRMMGILTKDRAALQGIIASTVASLT, encoded by the coding sequence ATGAGAACGGCAACATTTCAACGGGAAGATGCCCTAGAAGGCGCCCTTCAGCTATTTTGGAAGAAGGGCTATCACGCGACCTCTATGCAAGATCTGGTGGAGGCAACTGGTCTCAATAGAAGTAGTCTCTACAATACGTTTGGCAGCAAAATTCAGCTGTATCAGGAAGCATTAAGTACCTACCAAAAACGAAGTGGTGATGTTTTTCAGCGCGCAGTAGCTCGTGCCACCAACCCTAAAGAAGCCTTGTTATTCGTTTTTGAAGGCTTTATGCCTGAAATCATGGAAGACCGGGACGGAAAAGGTTGTTTCTCTATGAACTGTAAGGCAGAGATGGCTAATGCTCATGAAGCGGTTCGACGTTTTTTAGAAACCCATCAGGAGAGTGCATTGCAGTTTTTTGAAAATCTGGTGCAGGAAGGACAAGATCAAGGTGTTTTTAATAATGATCAAAGCGCAAAAACCTACGCGTACTTCCTGTTTAGCTCCTTTCAGGGCTTGCGCATGATGGGAATCCTTACTAAAGATCGGGCAGCTTTACAAGGAATTATAGCCAGTACGGTGGCCAGCTTGACTTAA
- a CDS encoding alpha/beta fold hydrolase gives MKWIQQLLGVIINSTAPLAPKWNGHLAFRIFCTVPPQKPINPRIEEFYSALKSETISLGKHEVMLHSMGQGPTKLLFLHGWMGNAYHWRKYTDALDPSQYTVYLLEAPGHGQAGGKHLNLELYRLGVEQALARIGPVELLIGHSLGSLTAAYTFLKEPALPVNRFVITGAPEGIGSIIAYFQEQLKLSPLAVNNLKAKIEQLLLVPIDQLNLPHFFAQVDRPTLIVHEETDLVTPIGPIRAGLPDNDYLAVHFTQGDDHRLLAETTVATVLQFINQNTHVYQTF, from the coding sequence ATGAAGTGGATACAACAATTACTGGGGGTCATCATCAATAGCACAGCGCCCCTGGCTCCAAAATGGAATGGTCATTTGGCGTTCCGTATATTTTGCACGGTGCCACCTCAAAAGCCAATTAACCCCAGAATTGAGGAGTTTTATAGCGCCTTAAAATCAGAGACCATTTCCCTGGGCAAGCATGAGGTCATGCTTCACTCCATGGGGCAAGGGCCAACCAAGCTTTTATTTTTACACGGTTGGATGGGGAATGCCTATCACTGGAGAAAATATACGGATGCCCTAGACCCTTCTCAATACACCGTCTATTTGCTGGAAGCCCCGGGACATGGTCAGGCGGGAGGAAAGCATCTCAACCTGGAATTGTATCGACTGGGTGTAGAGCAAGCGCTTGCGCGAATTGGTCCCGTGGAACTGTTGATCGGACATTCCTTGGGCAGTTTAACGGCTGCCTACACCTTCTTGAAGGAGCCTGCACTCCCGGTCAATCGTTTTGTAATCACTGGAGCTCCGGAAGGCATTGGCTCTATAATCGCCTACTTTCAGGAACAATTAAAACTTTCTCCTCTAGCTGTTAACAACCTGAAGGCTAAGATTGAACAGTTACTTCTGGTGCCTATAGATCAACTTAATCTGCCTCATTTTTTTGCTCAGGTCGATCGACCCACCTTGATCGTTCACGAAGAAACGGATCTCGTTACTCCTATCGGTCCTATTCGTGCAGGCCTTCCCGATAATGACTACCTTGCGGTTCATTTTACCCAAGGAGATGATCACCGACTATTGGCCGAAACTACGGTGGCTACTGTCCTTCAATTCATTAACCAGAATACCCATGTATACCAAACTTTTTGA
- a CDS encoding acyl-CoA thioesterase — protein sequence MYTKLFEIRWSDLDANRHLANSAYINFMSHTRMGFLMEHGFDQKTLAQLNMGPVVFYEHIYYFKEAFPGKPIEVTLELKGLSDDGMYFEFVHNFYDHKGNHLAHCEMMGAWIDLKSRSLCGLDAEHYKQLNQLSHTADFKVLTKEDTRKYQKRPMNRT from the coding sequence ATGTATACCAAACTTTTTGAAATTCGCTGGAGCGATCTGGATGCGAACCGGCACCTGGCTAACAGTGCCTATATCAATTTTATGAGTCATACCCGAATGGGTTTTCTAATGGAGCACGGTTTTGATCAAAAAACCCTGGCCCAACTCAATATGGGTCCGGTGGTGTTTTATGAGCACATCTACTATTTTAAGGAAGCCTTTCCCGGGAAACCCATTGAAGTCACCTTAGAATTAAAAGGCTTATCCGACGACGGGATGTATTTTGAATTCGTGCATAATTTTTACGATCATAAAGGCAACCATTTGGCGCATTGCGAAATGATGGGTGCCTGGATAGATCTTAAGAGTAGAAGTCTTTGCGGACTTGATGCTGAACATTATAAGCAACTCAATCAGCTCAGCCATACTGCCGATTTCAAAGTCTTAACCAAAGAAGACACCCGTAAATACCAGAAGCGCCCGATGAACCGGACGTAA
- a CDS encoding DUF1761 domain-containing protein, protein MEFEINWLALVAAAFSTIFIGFFWYGPLFGKAWMRETGITEEQAKKSNMILLLGLSVVFGFFIAIQLWGLVFTGGAPGHEHGLDPYVTFKHGAFHGALLALFVVLPVLGTIALYEQKSWRYVAINVGYWLVTFSVMGGIINAWPA, encoded by the coding sequence ATGGAATTCGAAATCAACTGGCTGGCTCTAGTAGCCGCTGCATTTTCCACCATCTTTATCGGCTTTTTCTGGTACGGTCCGCTCTTTGGAAAAGCCTGGATGCGGGAAACAGGAATCACTGAAGAACAGGCCAAGAAAAGCAACATGATTCTGCTTTTAGGATTGAGCGTAGTGTTTGGCTTTTTTATCGCCATACAACTGTGGGGACTCGTATTTACCGGTGGAGCACCGGGTCATGAACACGGTTTGGACCCTTACGTGACCTTCAAGCACGGCGCCTTTCATGGGGCTTTGTTGGCCCTATTTGTAGTGCTACCAGTGCTTGGGACGATCGCCTTGTACGAGCAAAAATCATGGAGGTACGTAGCCATTAATGTAGGTTACTGGCTGGTTACATTTTCAGTGATGGGAGGCATCATCAATGCCTGGCCGGCTTAA
- a CDS encoding GNAT family N-acetyltransferase, translating to MKATELNMYKGVDEIPSNVWQQLPTPTIYFSKGFLKAFEQGNPRLEPLYYVIKDGDQILALAVLQLLSVSLAETGDGLSSGAYLARSIQQFINKGNTRILICGNLFLSGPYGVHTRDSSQITRCYAQVLETIQATQNQHRAHIYFLKDYPYDDQVAPEIFIEERFQPFEVEPNMILTLENSWKTFDDYKQALRSKYRNKVKKADKTSAVLQVNRLTAADIRKHRDTLQELLAQVTAKAAFNAMNLRIETYALLQEEFGESQKKNDAHFIMHGYWMEDKIIGFATALVYDQKLDAHFVGLDYRYNRTYAIYPRMLNDYVRMGLEYRVKTVNFGRTASEIKSTLGATPQHIRCYLRHRRTLANLFFKPLLGYIQRESYHQHEAFKEKGT from the coding sequence TTGAAAGCAACTGAGCTCAACATGTATAAGGGTGTAGATGAAATTCCTAGCAACGTCTGGCAGCAGCTACCCACCCCAACCATTTATTTTTCCAAAGGATTCCTAAAAGCGTTCGAGCAAGGCAATCCACGGCTGGAACCGCTTTATTATGTCATCAAAGACGGAGATCAAATTCTAGCGCTGGCTGTACTGCAACTCTTGAGCGTCAGCCTGGCGGAGACCGGAGATGGCCTGAGCAGTGGTGCTTACCTGGCCAGAAGCATTCAACAATTCATCAATAAGGGTAACACGCGTATTTTGATCTGCGGGAATCTATTTTTAAGCGGCCCTTACGGAGTTCATACGCGTGATAGCTCGCAAATTACCCGCTGCTATGCACAGGTTTTGGAAACCATCCAGGCCACTCAAAATCAACATCGTGCGCACATCTACTTTCTTAAAGACTATCCCTATGATGATCAGGTTGCACCGGAAATCTTTATTGAGGAGCGTTTTCAGCCTTTTGAAGTAGAGCCTAATATGATCTTGACCTTGGAGAACTCATGGAAGACCTTTGACGATTACAAACAAGCCTTGCGTTCTAAATACCGCAATAAGGTCAAAAAAGCCGATAAGACCAGCGCTGTTTTGCAAGTGAATCGTTTAACTGCTGCTGATATCCGTAAGCATCGAGATACCCTACAGGAATTGCTTGCTCAGGTCACGGCTAAAGCTGCCTTCAATGCCATGAATCTGCGTATCGAAACCTATGCATTGCTGCAGGAAGAATTTGGCGAAAGCCAAAAAAAGAACGATGCCCATTTTATTATGCATGGATACTGGATGGAGGATAAGATAATCGGGTTTGCCACTGCTTTAGTGTATGATCAGAAGCTGGACGCTCATTTTGTTGGCCTCGATTATAGGTACAACCGCACTTATGCGATCTATCCACGTATGCTTAATGATTACGTCAGAATGGGTCTGGAGTACAGGGTCAAAACCGTGAACTTTGGGCGAACAGCTTCGGAAATTAAAAGTACGCTAGGGGCAACTCCCCAGCATATACGCTGCTATTTGAGGCATCGACGAACCCTGGCCAATTTGTTCTTTAAACCACTGCTTGGATACATCCAAAGAGAATCCTACCATCAGCACGAGGCCTTCAAAGAAAAAGGGACTTAA
- a CDS encoding TetR/AcrR family transcriptional regulator yields the protein MRHPEITKKTIVDASSALFNTQGYKATSLRDITEATGLTKGAIYRHFESKEDLEKQALANLGGLVFTTLNREIKQAPTFETKFEAVFNVFQEYITKPIWQGGCPLLNVAIEADDAHPALRKQAQVMLHRLRAAVCTLIENGIKHQQVRPDLDIEQHTHLIIASLEGAIMMSKLDGNDQAIQSICNYLREVIRQMKL from the coding sequence ATGAGACATCCGGAAATCACTAAGAAAACCATAGTCGATGCCAGTTCGGCCTTGTTCAATACCCAGGGCTATAAGGCAACGAGTTTACGGGATATCACTGAGGCTACAGGCTTGACCAAAGGAGCCATTTACCGGCATTTTGAAAGTAAGGAGGATCTGGAAAAACAGGCCTTGGCCAATTTAGGAGGTCTTGTTTTTACCACGCTCAATCGGGAAATCAAACAAGCCCCTACCTTCGAGACTAAATTCGAGGCGGTTTTTAATGTTTTTCAGGAATACATCACCAAACCCATCTGGCAGGGAGGCTGTCCTTTATTGAATGTGGCCATTGAGGCCGATGACGCCCATCCGGCCTTACGGAAGCAGGCGCAAGTCATGCTACACCGACTGCGCGCTGCGGTATGCACGCTGATCGAGAATGGGATCAAACATCAACAGGTAAGACCTGATCTGGATATTGAGCAACACACCCATCTCATCATCGCCTCTTTGGAAGGTGCGATCATGATGAGCAAACTGGACGGGAATGACCAGGCCATACAGTCGATCTGTAATTATTTGCGTGAAGTGATCCGGCAAATGAAGCTTTAA
- a CDS encoding ArsC/Spx/MgsR family protein, which translates to MKIFYHLSSCTTCDRILKELNLPEEVQLHDVKSSPLTEEEVDQLQSLAGSYEALFSKRAQLYRQRELNNMDLQEEDYRRLLLEHYTFLKRPVLVYEQRIFVGNSKKTVAEAKAFLQD; encoded by the coding sequence ATGAAAATCTTTTATCATTTATCCAGTTGTACTACCTGCGACCGAATTCTCAAAGAGCTCAACCTGCCCGAAGAGGTGCAGTTGCACGATGTGAAATCTTCACCGCTCACGGAAGAGGAGGTGGATCAGCTACAGTCTTTGGCCGGTTCTTATGAGGCCCTGTTCAGCAAGCGGGCACAATTGTATCGTCAGCGTGAACTCAATAACATGGATTTACAGGAAGAGGATTACCGCCGATTGCTCTTGGAACATTACACCTTTCTTAAGCGACCGGTTCTGGTTTATGAGCAACGCATTTTTGTAGGAAACAGCAAAAAAACAGTGGCAGAGGCCAAGGCCTTTCTTCAGGATTAA
- a CDS encoding DMT family transporter, with translation MNQRHWALAAATAASTIYGVNHTLAKDLMPTYIGAYGFIFLRVTGAAVLFWLVSLFLPSERVAPKDYLRIIACAFFGMCINMLAFFKGLSLSTPINSSVVITLTPVILLLLAVLFLKERVGWIKISGIGLGLIGALVLILFGARVQENAPNIPFGNMLFIVNATAYAIYLILVKPLTAQYSSITLMKWFFLIALPMNLPITWNEFSAVAWTALPMRAVLIMLFVVVGTTFLTYLFNVYALKQLKASTIGAFIYLQPVIAVLFAILVGADRLTPIRILAAILIFIGVYLSTRTKKSAVESN, from the coding sequence ATGAATCAAAGACACTGGGCTTTAGCAGCGGCCACGGCCGCCAGTACCATTTACGGGGTCAATCACACCCTGGCCAAGGATCTGATGCCTACTTATATTGGTGCCTATGGATTCATTTTTTTGCGAGTCACCGGGGCTGCGGTCTTGTTTTGGCTGGTGAGCTTATTTTTACCTTCCGAACGTGTCGCACCTAAAGATTATCTACGCATCATCGCCTGCGCTTTTTTCGGGATGTGCATTAATATGCTGGCTTTTTTTAAAGGTCTTAGTCTGTCCACTCCCATTAACAGTTCAGTGGTCATCACCCTGACTCCGGTTATTTTGCTTCTACTGGCAGTTCTTTTTTTGAAAGAGCGGGTGGGATGGATTAAGATCAGCGGCATAGGATTGGGATTGATCGGGGCTTTGGTATTGATCTTATTCGGGGCCCGGGTACAAGAAAATGCGCCGAACATCCCCTTTGGTAATATGCTCTTTATCGTAAACGCAACCGCGTATGCCATCTATCTGATCCTGGTCAAACCCTTGACCGCCCAATACAGTTCGATCACCTTGATGAAATGGTTTTTTCTGATCGCCCTGCCGATGAACCTGCCCATCACCTGGAATGAATTTTCTGCAGTAGCCTGGACAGCACTTCCTATGCGCGCTGTATTGATCATGCTCTTTGTTGTGGTAGGAACCACCTTTCTGACCTACCTGTTCAATGTTTATGCACTCAAGCAGCTTAAAGCTTCTACCATTGGCGCCTTCATCTATCTGCAACCCGTCATCGCCGTGCTCTTTGCGATCCTGGTTGGGGCCGACCGATTAACTCCCATCCGTATCCTGGCTGCGATCCTTATCTTTATTGGAGTGTACCTGAGCACACGAACCAAAAAATCTGCCGTTGAAAGCAACTGA
- a CDS encoding SDR family oxidoreductase → MSKKFEGKTVFITGGTSGIGKATAKEFAEQGARVIITSRKQENIDQTVSELGEQVSGFVSDAGKTSDLWKLESELKKHTDHLDVVFVNAGFGKFNALAETTEEEFDAQFNTLVKGGYFTVQQSLPLLKDGSAIVFNTSVVTDMAMPGASVYGAAKSAVKYLNKSFANELKDRKIRVNAVSPGPIDTNFFNEAGVPEEQQQQMAEQILAQVPLNRFGTPSEIAKTVTFLASEDASFITGHEVQVDGGMVQV, encoded by the coding sequence ATGAGTAAGAAATTTGAAGGAAAAACAGTTTTTATCACCGGAGGGACCAGTGGTATAGGAAAAGCCACTGCAAAAGAATTTGCTGAGCAGGGAGCCCGGGTCATCATCACCAGCAGAAAACAAGAGAATATTGATCAAACGGTGAGCGAATTAGGAGAACAAGTGAGTGGCTTTGTGAGCGATGCGGGTAAAACTTCCGATCTGTGGAAGTTGGAAAGCGAACTTAAAAAACATACCGATCATTTGGATGTGGTCTTTGTTAATGCGGGTTTCGGGAAATTCAATGCTCTGGCTGAAACCACTGAAGAGGAGTTTGATGCTCAATTCAATACCCTGGTAAAAGGAGGCTACTTTACGGTACAGCAGAGTCTGCCTTTGCTAAAAGACGGAAGTGCCATCGTTTTTAACACCAGCGTTGTTACCGATATGGCCATGCCCGGAGCCAGTGTCTACGGTGCTGCGAAAAGTGCTGTAAAGTACTTGAATAAAAGTTTCGCCAACGAGCTCAAAGATCGGAAGATCCGGGTCAATGCAGTAAGTCCGGGACCTATAGACACCAATTTCTTCAACGAAGCGGGTGTCCCGGAAGAGCAACAACAGCAAATGGCTGAGCAGATCCTTGCTCAAGTACCTTTGAATCGTTTTGGTACACCGTCTGAAATCGCAAAGACCGTGACCTTTTTGGCCAGTGAAGATGCTAGCTTCATCACCGGTCATGAAGTTCAAGTAGATGGAGGGATGGTTCAGGTCTGA